Proteins encoded within one genomic window of Cucumis sativus cultivar 9930 chromosome 3, Cucumber_9930_V3, whole genome shotgun sequence:
- the LOC101217149 gene encoding stigma-specific STIG1-like protein 1: MEVKKIMLVIAVTMALSVTLTMKKFENSSTTTVTEIKTDQTDTTTVVEGSSTTITNTRLEPSRSLSRFLAEGMKNPRAASHCHKNKHMCEKIHGKGWKCCNNKCVDLTIDKHNCGGCKKKCKYTDECCRGQCVDFAYDKRHCGRCNNRCMRGKFCVYGMCEYA, from the coding sequence ATGgaagttaagaaaataatgcTCGTAATAGCCGTAACCATGGCTCTATCCGTCACTCTCACcatgaagaaatttgaaaactcaTCGACAACAACTGTAACAGAAATAAAGACAGATCAAACAGACACAACAACCGTCGTTGAAGGTTCTTCAACAACGATAACAAATACGAGGTTGGAACCATCGAGAAGTTTGAGTCGATTCTTAGCGGAAGGAATGAAAAACCCTAGAGCGGCGAGCCATTGCCACAAGAACAAACATATGTGTGAGAAGATACATGGAAAAGGGTGGAAATGTTGCAACAACAAGTGCGTCGACTTGACGATCGATAAACACAATTGCGGGGGATGCAAAAAGAAATGCAAGTACACGGATGAATGTTGTCGAGGGCAGTGTGTCGATTTCGCTTATGACAAACGCCATTGTGGCCGTTGCAATAACCGTTGCATGCGCGGTAAATTTTGTGTATACGGCATGTGTGAGTATGCATGa
- the LOC105435070 gene encoding cytochrome P450 CYP736A12, protein MKLGLQSTIVVSSPNAAKLFLKTHDPIFANRPVPQTSNQMSYDHKNIAFVQFGPYWQSMRKICSSHLLTSSKVNSFSSIRRQELGLLIHHLKEAARNHAIVDLSSKISSLTFDVICVMLFGKKFVDKELTAAIREGTSLSGAPNLGDFFPFIAFLDLQGLGRRAKAVNKVVDGFLDMIIEERLEFKDKNKTESSELFVDVMLDLIRSEEMEHQIDRSNIKAVIFDLMIGGVDSSSTTIIWALSEIIKNPQVMKKIQEELKEVVGLNKMVEESHLNQLKYLDMTIKESLRIHPVIPLIPRKSIQDCNVNGYHIPKNTDIIINDWAIGQDPCYWIEPQKFNPDRFVDTQIDFIGNKNNFEMIPFGSGRRGCPGMQLGLVLVRMIVAQLVHCFDWELPNGVLPSELDMSEDFGLSCPRAQNLRVVPVYRVCI, encoded by the exons ATGAAATTAGGGCTTCAATCCACCATTGTTGTCTCTTCTCCTAATGCTGCTAAGCTCTTTCTCAAAACCCATGACCCTATTTTTGCAAACCGGCCAGTTCCTCAAACTTCCAACCAAATGTCTTACGACCACAAAAACATAGCCTTTGTTCAATTTGGGCCTTATTGGCAAAGTATGCGTAAAATATGTTCATCTCATTTGCTTACATCTAGCAAAGTCAACTCTTTTTCATCGATTCGAAGGCAAGAACTCGGGTTATTGATCCATCATCTTAAAGAGGCGGCAAGAAATCATGCTATTGTGGATCTTAGTTCTAAAATCTCTTCCCTTACTTTTGATGTGATTTGTGTAATGTTGTTTGGGAAGAAATTTGTTGATAAAGAGCTTACGGCTGCAATACGTGAGGGTACCTCGTTGTCTGGTGCTCCTAACTTGGgagatttttttccttttattgcCTTCCTTGATCTTCAAGGATTAGGTCGTCGTGCCAAAGCTGTTAACAAGGTTGTTGATGGATTTCTAGACATGATTATTGAAGAACGTCTTGAATTCaaggacaaaaataaaactgagAGCAGTGAGCTTTTTGTGGATGTTATGTTAGATCTCATAAGGTCAGAAGAAATGGAACACCAAATTGATCGATCAAATATCAAAGCTGTAATTTTC gACTTGATGATAGGAGGAGTGGATAGTTCAAGCACCACAATCATTTGGGCATTATCAGAGATAATCAAGAATCCACAAGTAATGAAGAAAATCCAAGAAGAGCTAAAAGAAGTAGTTGGTTTAAACAAAATGGTAGAAGAATCACATTTAAACCAATTAAAATACTTAGACATGACCATAAAAGAAAGCTTAAGAATTCATCCAGTAATTCCATTAATACCAAGAAAGTCCATTCAAGATTGCAATGTAAATGGCTACCACATTCCTAAAAATACagacataataataaatgattgGGCAATTGGGCAAGATCCATGTTATTGGATTGAGCCTCAAAAATTTAATCCAGACAGATTTGTCGATACCCAAATTGATTTCataggaaacaaaaacaatttcgAGATGATTCCATTTGGATCTGGAAGAAGAGGTTGTCCAGGAATGCAATTAGGATTGGTTTTGGTTCGAATGATTGTGGCTCAATTGGTGCATTGTTTTGATTGGGAGCTTCCAAATGGTGTATTGCCAAGTGAATTGGATATGAGCGAAGACTTTGGGTTGAGTTGTCCTCGAGCTCAAAATCTTAGGGTTGTACCTGTTTATCGtgtttgtatttga
- the LOC105435071 gene encoding cytochrome P450 CYP736A12-like has product MKLGLQSTIVVSSPNAAKLFLKTHDPIFANRPISQTSNQLSYNHKNIAYAQFGPYWQTMRKICSFQLLTSSKINSFTSIRMQELGFFIDRLQEAAKNHVIVDLSYQVSSLIADVICIMLFGKKFTDKEFMVAIHEGTFLAGASNLGDFIPFIAFLDLQGLGRRAKAVIKIFDELLDVIIEERLEYKKQNRTEKGEFFVDVMLDVIRSREKEHQIDRSSIKAVILDLIIGGVDSSSAAINWTLSELIKHPQVMKKIRKELQEVVDIIINDWAIGQDPCYWIEPQKFNPDRFIDSPIDIVRNNNNFEMIPFGFGRRVCPGMQLGLVLIRLIVAQLVHCFDWELPNGVLPSELDMSEEFGLTCPRAQNLRVVPIYRVCI; this is encoded by the exons ATGAAATTAGGGCTTCAATCCACCATTGTTGTCTCTTCTCCTAATGCTGCTAAGCTCTTTCTCAAAACCCATGACCCTATTTTTGCAAACCGTCCAATTTCTCAAACTTCCAACCAACTGTCTTACAACCATAAAAACATAGCTTATGCTCAATTTGGCCCTTATTGGCAAACTATGCGTAAAATATGTTCATTTCAATTGCTTACATCTAGCAAAATCAACTCTTTTACATCGATTCGAATGCAAGAACTCGGTTTTTTTATCGATCGTCTTCAAGAGGCGGCAAAAAATCATGTTATTGTGGATCTTAGTTATCAAGTCTCTTCCCTTATCGCTGATGTGATTTGTATAATGTTGTTTGGGAAGAAATTTACTGATAAAGAGTTTATGGTTGCAATACATGAGGGTACCTTCTTGGCTGGTGCTTCTAACTTGGGAGattttattccttttattGCCTTCCTTGATCTTCAAGGGTTAGGCCGTCGTGCCAAAGCTGTTATTAAGATCTTTGATGAATTACTAGACGTGATTATTGAAGAACGTCTCGAGTACAAGAAGCAAAATAGAACTGAGAAGGGTGAGTTTTTTGTGGATGTTATGTTAGATGTCATAAGATCACGGGAAAAAGAACACCAAATCGATCGATCGAGTATCAAAGCGGTAATTCTT gACTTGATAATAGGAGGAGTGGATAGTTCAAGCGCTGCAATCAATTGGACATTATCAGAATTAATCAAGCATCCACAAGTAATGAAGAAAATCCGAAAAGAGCTACAAGAAGTAGTTG acataataataaatgattgGGCAATTGGGCAAGATCCATGCTATTGGATTGAGCCTCAAAAATTTAATCCAGACAGATTTATTGATAGCCCAATTGATATAGTAagaaacaataacaatttCGAGATGATTCCATTTGGATTTGGAAGAAGAGTTTGTCCTGGAATGCAATTAGGATTGGTTTTGATTCGATTGATTGTGGCTCAATTGGTGCATTGTTTTGATTGGGAGCTTCCAAACGGTGTATTGCCAAGTGAATTGGATATGAGTGAAGAATTTGGATTGACTTGTCCTCGAGCTCAAAATCTAAGGGTGGTACCTATTTATCGtgtttgtatttga